A genome region from Parafrankia irregularis includes the following:
- a CDS encoding amidohydrolase family protein: MTHDLTQAPAHEPVDETLVARIPRLIDMDAHVVEPPDVWSSRLPQRYREAGPHVVHAPAGEVKLVGSSYIEAPGTEGPDVAWWVYEGRHTSLKRYIAAAGVPADEVTMDGITFDEMRPGCWKVPDRVADMDLNGVEAQLSFPNYPRFCGQMFLWGKDRELALLSVQAYNDWMVEEWCGTSGGRLIPLCIVPLWDVDLAVAEVRRNAARGVRAVAFSELPAYLDLPSLHSRYWDPFFAACAETGTVVSMHIGSGTKTPQTSADAPEAVAATILFGNSAASLVDFLFSGVLHRHPALKLMYAEAQIGWIPYVLDRADDVWLTHRGWAHGQQNCPEPPSTYYRRQVYSCFFKDPVGVGLIDRIGIDNVVFETDYPHQDGTWPRSREAAASQFGHLSATDIHKISRGNAAGLLGLTIPGPETTGGTRP, encoded by the coding sequence ATGACGCATGACCTGACGCAGGCCCCGGCCCACGAGCCGGTCGACGAGACGTTGGTGGCCCGCATTCCGCGGCTCATCGACATGGACGCACATGTCGTCGAGCCCCCCGACGTGTGGAGCTCCCGGCTTCCGCAGCGCTACCGCGAGGCCGGCCCGCACGTCGTCCACGCACCGGCCGGCGAGGTGAAGCTGGTCGGGTCGAGCTACATCGAGGCACCCGGCACCGAAGGCCCGGACGTGGCCTGGTGGGTCTACGAGGGCCGCCACACCAGCCTCAAGCGCTACATCGCGGCCGCCGGCGTCCCGGCCGACGAGGTGACCATGGACGGCATCACCTTCGACGAGATGCGCCCCGGCTGCTGGAAGGTTCCCGACCGGGTGGCCGACATGGACCTCAACGGCGTCGAGGCACAGCTCAGCTTCCCGAACTACCCGCGGTTCTGCGGGCAGATGTTCCTGTGGGGCAAGGACAGGGAGCTGGCGCTGCTGTCCGTCCAGGCCTACAACGACTGGATGGTCGAGGAGTGGTGCGGCACGTCGGGCGGCCGGCTCATCCCGCTGTGCATCGTGCCGCTGTGGGACGTCGACCTGGCCGTCGCCGAGGTGCGTCGCAACGCCGCCCGCGGGGTGCGCGCCGTCGCGTTCAGTGAGCTGCCCGCCTACCTGGACCTGCCGAGCCTGCACTCCCGGTACTGGGACCCGTTCTTCGCCGCCTGCGCCGAGACCGGCACGGTCGTGTCGATGCACATCGGCTCGGGCACGAAGACCCCGCAGACCTCGGCGGACGCACCCGAGGCCGTCGCGGCCACCATCCTGTTCGGCAACAGCGCGGCCAGCCTGGTCGACTTCCTGTTCTCCGGGGTGCTGCACCGCCACCCGGCGCTGAAGCTGATGTACGCCGAGGCGCAGATCGGTTGGATCCCCTACGTGCTCGACCGCGCCGACGACGTCTGGCTCACCCACCGCGGCTGGGCGCACGGCCAGCAGAACTGCCCCGAGCCGCCGTCGACGTACTACCGCCGGCAGGTCTACAGCTGCTTCTTCAAGGACCCGGTCGGGGTCGGCCTGATCGACCGGATCGGCATCGACAACGTGGTCTTCGAGACCGACTACCCGCACCAGGACGGCACCTGGCCGCGGTCCCGCGAGGCGGCGGCCAGCCAGTTCGGCCACCTGTCGGCGACCGACATCCACAAGATCTCGCGGGGGAACGCGGCCGGGCTGCTCGGCCTGACCATTCCCGGGCCCGAGACCACCGGCGGTACCCGCCCATGA
- a CDS encoding class I adenylate-forming enzyme family protein — MRLVDLLEPRPDDETTPAVFVEEQVVTRAALRAGSDQLAERLRAVGVRPGHPVAVMLPNTAEVVAAMFGVWSAEAVYVPLNPRSSDAEIGHLVDAVQPAAVVTLAPWADRLQDTTRPVIVAVDDEATGTIGWRNGTGTLQAPDVPAHEADIALVQFTSGTTGRPKPVLLRHSGYLALLEPVLRKLVGDAAAGDLARRKAPMPNLIPTSMSLSAGIYNVLFAFRVGAPVVIMPTFTTAAFAAAVARHGIRSTVLPPAAMNMLTDDPAITSLAPLRYVRGITAPLSPLRARMFRDRFGVMVLNCYGQTEIGGEIIGWNAADSREFGESKLGSIGRPHAGVIPRIVGADGAELPVDEPGELHVRTPAVSAGYADGSALGDRITADGWFRTGDIARIDPDGFIWIEGRVSDMINRGGLKVFPGEVEEVLRLVPEVADCAVVGVPDDRLGEVPWAFVVPRPGAALDPDALRAAARERLLPYKVPVRFVPLDELPRTEVGKVRAGDLVRAAEQAAAETTVDAGAHRT; from the coding sequence ATGAGGCTGGTCGACCTGCTCGAACCACGGCCGGACGACGAGACCACACCCGCGGTCTTCGTCGAGGAGCAGGTGGTCACCCGGGCGGCGCTGCGCGCAGGTTCGGACCAGTTGGCCGAGCGCCTGCGCGCGGTCGGGGTGCGACCGGGCCACCCGGTCGCGGTGATGCTGCCGAACACCGCCGAGGTGGTCGCCGCGATGTTCGGCGTGTGGTCGGCCGAGGCGGTGTACGTGCCGCTCAACCCGCGCAGCTCCGACGCGGAGATCGGCCATCTGGTGGATGCCGTCCAGCCGGCGGCCGTCGTCACCCTGGCGCCCTGGGCCGACCGGCTCCAGGACACCACCCGGCCGGTGATCGTGGCCGTCGACGACGAGGCCACCGGCACGATCGGATGGCGTAACGGGACGGGCACGCTCCAGGCTCCGGACGTGCCCGCCCACGAGGCCGACATCGCACTCGTGCAGTTCACCTCCGGGACGACCGGGCGGCCCAAGCCCGTTCTGCTGCGGCACTCCGGCTATCTGGCGCTGCTGGAGCCGGTGCTGCGCAAGCTGGTCGGGGACGCCGCGGCCGGCGACCTCGCGCGGCGCAAGGCGCCGATGCCGAACCTCATCCCCACGTCGATGTCACTGTCGGCCGGCATTTACAACGTGCTGTTCGCGTTCCGGGTCGGTGCGCCGGTCGTGATCATGCCGACGTTCACGACGGCGGCCTTCGCCGCGGCCGTGGCCCGGCACGGGATCCGCTCCACGGTGCTGCCGCCGGCGGCGATGAACATGCTGACCGACGACCCGGCGATCACCTCGCTGGCGCCGTTGCGGTACGTGCGCGGCATCACCGCCCCGCTGTCCCCGCTGCGGGCCCGGATGTTCCGGGACCGCTTCGGCGTCATGGTGCTCAACTGCTACGGCCAGACCGAGATCGGCGGGGAGATCATCGGCTGGAACGCCGCCGACTCCCGCGAGTTCGGCGAGTCCAAGCTCGGTTCGATCGGCCGCCCCCACGCCGGTGTCATCCCGCGGATCGTCGGGGCGGACGGTGCGGAGCTTCCCGTTGACGAGCCCGGTGAGCTGCATGTGCGCACCCCCGCGGTGTCGGCCGGCTACGCCGACGGCTCGGCGCTCGGCGACCGGATCACCGCCGACGGCTGGTTCCGCACCGGTGACATCGCCCGTATCGACCCGGACGGCTTCATCTGGATCGAGGGCCGGGTCTCCGACATGATCAACCGGGGCGGGCTCAAGGTCTTCCCCGGCGAGGTGGAGGAGGTACTGCGGCTGGTGCCGGAGGTGGCCGACTGCGCGGTCGTCGGCGTGCCCGACGACCGCCTCGGCGAGGTGCCGTGGGCGTTCGTCGTGCCCCGCCCCGGCGCGGCGTTGGACCCCGACGCGCTGCGCGCCGCCGCCCGCGAGCGGCTGCTGCCCTACAAGGTCCCCGTCCGGTTCGTGCCGCTGGACGAGCTCCCCCGCACCGAGGTCGGCAAGGTCAGGGCTGGTGACCTGGTGCGCGCCGCCGAACAGGCGGCGGCCGAGACGACCGTCGACGCCGGCGCGCACCGGACCTGA
- the fxsT gene encoding FxSxx-COOH system tetratricopeptide repeat protein, with translation MADASRGPVAEICAGLERLRARAGLSIKDLVEKTEYSKSHLYKIRNGEITTPPDEALAEAWILACGATDGEAAAVLQEFRELAAEHRNMRRRARESRHEGRHEPPPALSPQPPSAQAASPAPGTPVDAERFRVGLPPRVADHFRHRRAADELGRPVADGVAGELCQVLSGMGGVGKTQLAANHAHQLWSAGAVDVLIWVTAVSREQIQVAYANAATRIIGADPADPALAAERLLEWLATTDVRWLIVIDDLADPADLSGLWPPRQRHGRVLVTTRRQDAALVGPGRRRVDVGLFTSDEAAGYLAAVLVAHGRSDDPDQIAGVAADLGCLPLAVAQAAAYIVDSPHLDCAAYRRRLADRASTLADLAPHARPDEQRDAVHAAWSLSIDRADRCRPIGLARPMLELAAVLDPNGIPEAVLTSPPALAYLAAHRAQPADGGNLAGSGDQRPGDGEPDSVAASSRKRSPVTADDARDALAVLRLLSLADYAPGDGERTLRVHALVQRAVREPLRPQRAFLLARFAADSVLAAWPTVDRPGVLTQALLANTAALRSTSGDHLHRPEPHDVLFHAGNCMGNIGLLSTAIDHYQQLCRQIRTHLGPDHPLGMNARNNLAHWQGRSGDSAGAAASNAELLADQVRVLGPDHPDTLPTRNNLAYWRGQAGDLAGAVAAFGELLTDVTRILGPDDRLTLATRNNLAYWHGRAGDPAGAVAASEQLLADRLRVLGPDHPDTLLIRNDLASWRGQAGDATGAAAALGELLADRLRVLGPDHPDTLVTRNELALWRGAAGDPAGSVEAFRELLADQTRVLGPDHPETLTTRHNLASGLGVAGDPSRAVDAFGELLADRLRVLGPDHPDTLLNRHNLAYWRGQAGDRSGAVEALVQLHSDQLRVLGPDHPHLHVTLNELLCCPEDPTQGMRAFEAVLTEQQRVLGAGHPLTRGTEHNLAGWRQHAEGAAGSGAGRR, from the coding sequence ATGGCGGACGCGTCCCGGGGCCCGGTCGCGGAGATCTGTGCCGGCCTCGAACGGCTGCGGGCCCGTGCGGGGCTGTCCATCAAGGACCTGGTCGAGAAGACCGAGTACAGCAAGTCCCACCTGTACAAGATCCGGAACGGCGAGATCACCACACCACCCGACGAGGCGCTCGCGGAGGCCTGGATCCTCGCCTGCGGCGCCACCGACGGCGAGGCCGCCGCTGTTCTCCAGGAGTTCCGCGAGCTCGCCGCGGAGCACCGCAACATGCGCCGCCGGGCCCGGGAAAGCCGTCACGAGGGCCGTCACGAACCACCGCCGGCGCTGTCCCCCCAGCCGCCGTCCGCCCAGGCGGCGTCGCCGGCGCCCGGTACACCGGTTGACGCTGAGCGGTTCCGGGTCGGCCTGCCGCCTCGGGTCGCGGACCACTTCCGGCACCGCCGTGCCGCCGACGAACTCGGGCGCCCGGTCGCCGACGGCGTGGCGGGCGAGCTGTGTCAGGTGCTGTCCGGTATGGGTGGGGTCGGCAAGACCCAGCTCGCGGCCAACCACGCCCACCAGCTGTGGTCCGCGGGCGCGGTGGACGTCCTGATCTGGGTGACCGCGGTGAGCCGCGAACAGATCCAGGTCGCCTATGCGAACGCGGCCACGCGGATCATCGGCGCCGATCCGGCCGATCCGGCGCTGGCCGCCGAGCGGCTGTTGGAGTGGCTGGCCACCACCGACGTACGGTGGCTGATCGTCATCGACGATCTCGCGGACCCCGCCGATCTCTCCGGTCTGTGGCCACCTCGGCAGCGGCACGGGCGCGTGCTGGTCACCACCCGCCGCCAGGATGCCGCCCTCGTCGGCCCCGGGCGCCGCCGCGTCGACGTCGGCCTCTTCACCTCGGACGAGGCCGCCGGCTACCTCGCCGCCGTGCTCGTCGCACACGGCCGATCCGACGATCCGGACCAGATCGCCGGCGTCGCCGCCGACCTGGGGTGTCTCCCACTCGCCGTGGCTCAGGCCGCCGCCTACATCGTCGACTCGCCCCACCTTGACTGTGCCGCCTACCGGCGCCGGTTGGCCGACCGCGCCAGCACCCTGGCGGACCTGGCTCCGCACGCCCGGCCGGACGAGCAGCGCGACGCCGTGCACGCGGCCTGGTCGCTGTCCATCGATCGAGCCGACCGATGCCGTCCGATCGGCCTGGCCAGACCGATGCTCGAACTCGCCGCGGTGCTCGATCCCAACGGCATACCCGAGGCGGTCCTCACCAGCCCTCCGGCGCTGGCCTACCTCGCCGCCCACCGCGCACAGCCGGCCGACGGAGGGAACCTCGCGGGCTCGGGGGACCAGCGGCCGGGCGACGGTGAGCCGGACTCCGTGGCCGCGTCGTCTCGCAAGCGGTCACCGGTGACCGCGGACGACGCTCGCGACGCCCTCGCCGTCCTCCGGCTGCTCAGCCTCGCCGACTACGCCCCCGGCGACGGGGAGCGGACCCTGCGTGTCCACGCGCTGGTCCAACGGGCCGTGCGCGAGCCGCTGCGGCCGCAGCGGGCGTTCCTTCTGGCGCGGTTCGCGGCCGACTCGGTGTTGGCTGCCTGGCCCACCGTCGATCGGCCAGGAGTGCTCACCCAGGCGCTGCTCGCGAACACGGCCGCGCTGCGATCGACCTCCGGTGATCATCTTCACCGTCCGGAGCCGCATGATGTGCTTTTCCACGCAGGTAACTGCATGGGGAACATCGGCCTGCTCAGCACGGCGATCGACCACTACCAGCAGCTCTGCCGGCAGATTCGGACGCATCTCGGCCCCGACCACCCGCTGGGCATGAACGCCCGGAACAACCTCGCGCACTGGCAGGGCCGGTCCGGTGACTCCGCCGGCGCCGCCGCCTCCAACGCAGAGCTCCTCGCCGACCAGGTCCGTGTCCTCGGCCCCGACCACCCTGACACCCTTCCCACCCGCAACAACCTCGCCTACTGGCGGGGGCAGGCCGGTGACCTCGCCGGTGCCGTCGCCGCCTTCGGCGAACTGCTGACCGACGTGACGCGGATTCTCGGCCCCGACGACCGGCTGACCCTCGCGACCAGGAACAACCTCGCCTACTGGCACGGCCGGGCGGGCGATCCGGCGGGTGCGGTCGCCGCCTCCGAGCAGCTGCTGGCCGACCGGCTGCGCGTCCTCGGCCCCGACCACCCCGACACCCTCCTCATCCGCAACGACCTCGCCAGCTGGCGTGGTCAGGCTGGGGATGCGACAGGTGCGGCCGCCGCCCTCGGGGAACTGCTGGCCGACCGGCTGCGCGTCCTCGGCCCCGACCACCCCGACACCCTCGTCACCCGCAACGAGCTCGCCCTGTGGCGTGGCGCGGCGGGGGACCCTGCCGGCTCGGTCGAGGCCTTCCGTGAGCTGCTGGCCGACCAGACGCGGGTCCTCGGTCCGGACCACCCGGAGACGCTCACCACCAGGCACAACCTCGCCTCCGGGCTGGGTGTGGCGGGCGATCCGTCCAGGGCGGTGGACGCCTTTGGAGAACTGCTGGCCGACCGGCTGCGCGTCCTCGGCCCCGACCACCCCGACACCCTCCTCAACCGGCACAACCTCGCGTACTGGCGCGGTCAGGCCGGGGACCGCTCCGGCGCAGTGGAGGCACTCGTCCAGCTACACAGTGACCAGCTCCGGGTCCTGGGGCCGGACCACCCTCACCTCCACGTCACGCTCAACGAACTGCTCTGCTGCCCGGAGGATCCGACCCAGGGCATGCGGGCCTTCGAGGCCGTTCTCACCGAGCAGCAACGGGTCCTCGGTGCCGGCCACCCGCTCACCCGGGGCACCGAGCACAACCTCGCTGGTTGGCGACAGCACGCCGAGGGCGCGGCAGGAAGTGGTGCCGGGCGACGGTGA
- a CDS encoding LLM class flavin-dependent oxidoreductase, producing the protein MAEPVRMGFLAPTSREEVAELEALGAHSLWVGGHVASLNPTREPLVWLARLVEQTRTVRIGTATLILPLYPPGLLAKQLADLDEASAGRLTVGVGVGGEYPSDFDACGVPREERGSRANEAIGLLRAFWTAEPVTHAGRHHRHDQVRIHPAPAQPGGPPIVVTGRRDPAMRRAAQLGDGWMPYLYSPERYAASVTEIRAQAERAGRDLRDFGWYAYVFVSLDDDEAQARAEAEQFLGGTYRGDFSAMLQRVACVGTVEQVTARLRAFVDAGAEHLVLVPCARAPQTRRRLLAEVLPALTR; encoded by the coding sequence ATGGCCGAACCTGTCCGGATGGGGTTTCTGGCGCCGACGTCCCGAGAGGAGGTCGCGGAGCTGGAGGCCCTGGGCGCGCATTCGCTGTGGGTGGGTGGGCACGTCGCGTCGCTGAACCCGACTCGGGAGCCCCTGGTCTGGCTGGCGAGGCTGGTCGAGCAGACCCGCACCGTCCGCATCGGCACCGCCACCCTGATCCTGCCGCTGTATCCACCTGGCCTGCTCGCCAAGCAGCTCGCCGACCTGGACGAGGCATCGGCCGGGCGGCTCACGGTCGGAGTGGGAGTCGGTGGGGAGTACCCGTCCGACTTCGATGCCTGCGGGGTTCCGCGGGAGGAGCGTGGCAGCCGCGCCAACGAGGCGATCGGGCTGTTGCGTGCCTTCTGGACCGCTGAACCGGTCACGCATGCCGGCCGCCACCACCGTCACGACCAGGTCCGGATCCACCCCGCTCCCGCCCAGCCGGGTGGACCGCCGATCGTGGTGACGGGCCGGCGTGACCCGGCGATGCGCCGCGCGGCCCAGCTCGGCGACGGATGGATGCCCTACCTGTACTCGCCGGAGCGTTACGCGGCCTCGGTGACCGAGATCCGGGCCCAGGCCGAACGCGCCGGCCGCGATCTGCGCGACTTCGGCTGGTACGCATACGTCTTCGTCAGTCTGGACGACGACGAGGCGCAGGCCCGAGCGGAGGCGGAACAGTTCCTCGGCGGCACCTATCGGGGTGACTTCTCGGCCATGCTGCAGCGCGTCGCCTGCGTCGGCACGGTGGAGCAGGTGACCGCACGGCTGCGCGCGTTCGTCGACGCCGGCGCCGAGCACCTCGTCCTGGTGCCCTGTGCCCGTGCGCCGCAGACCCGCCGCCGGCTGCTGGCCGAGGTGCTGCCGGCCCTGACCCGCTGA
- a CDS encoding ABC transporter substrate-binding protein, with amino-acid sequence MSLGSASVLVLAAAAGCSGSGSGGVEANACTSPGVTSTQVRLGLVLSDSGPSGDVFSAARSGVEARLGLANAEGGVHGRQVVYEWRDDEDLQSRNVLVTRELVGSRQVIGLVTVTTALEESTDALTEQDVPVVGLAGSPDWAEHPNMFSYAYDASPVTIGRYIQASSGRKVALVLSGIAGNTTGAADRYTQALQSVGLKVVGAVSYARLADSPAQIAHKIAALGADSIVGLTTAEDLAEILPAIRTTVPRLVVTVALSGYDHARLARLGPALAGVSFPVYFRPFEAGGPAIDRYRDAMSRFAPQAVRAEQEYSMNAYIYTDLFLQGLERAGACPTRAGVVSALRDLTGYDAGGLVSPVNMRNNSDVLQECYAFVQVNPTGDAFQPVRERMCANGE; translated from the coding sequence ATGTCGCTGGGGTCGGCCTCCGTGCTGGTCCTCGCCGCCGCCGCGGGGTGTTCCGGGTCCGGATCAGGCGGCGTCGAGGCGAACGCCTGCACCAGTCCCGGGGTGACCAGCACCCAGGTGCGGCTCGGGCTCGTCCTCTCCGACTCCGGCCCGTCCGGTGACGTCTTCTCCGCGGCCCGGTCCGGGGTTGAGGCGAGGCTGGGCCTGGCCAACGCCGAGGGCGGCGTGCACGGCCGTCAGGTCGTCTACGAGTGGCGCGACGACGAGGACCTGCAGAGCCGCAACGTGCTGGTGACCAGGGAACTCGTCGGGTCGAGACAGGTGATCGGCCTGGTGACCGTCACCACGGCACTCGAGGAGTCGACGGACGCGCTCACCGAGCAGGATGTGCCTGTCGTGGGCCTCGCCGGGAGCCCGGACTGGGCCGAGCACCCGAACATGTTCTCCTACGCCTATGACGCGTCGCCGGTGACGATCGGGCGTTACATCCAGGCCAGTTCAGGTAGGAAAGTCGCCCTGGTGCTCTCCGGGATCGCGGGCAACACCACCGGAGCCGCCGATCGCTACACCCAGGCACTGCAGTCGGTGGGACTGAAGGTGGTGGGAGCGGTCTCCTACGCACGCCTGGCCGACAGCCCCGCGCAGATCGCCCACAAGATCGCCGCCCTGGGTGCGGACTCCATCGTCGGCCTGACCACGGCGGAGGACCTCGCCGAGATCCTGCCGGCCATCCGAACCACGGTGCCACGCCTCGTGGTCACCGTCGCGTTGAGCGGGTACGACCACGCGCGGCTGGCCAGGCTGGGGCCGGCGCTCGCCGGTGTGTCGTTTCCCGTCTACTTCCGGCCGTTCGAGGCCGGCGGTCCCGCCATCGACCGCTATCGCGACGCGATGAGCCGCTTCGCTCCGCAGGCCGTCCGGGCCGAGCAGGAGTACTCGATGAACGCCTACATCTACACCGACCTGTTCCTGCAGGGGCTGGAGAGGGCCGGGGCCTGCCCGACCCGCGCCGGTGTCGTCAGCGCACTACGCGATCTCACCGGCTACGACGCCGGCGGCCTGGTCAGCCCGGTGAACATGCGGAACAACTCCGATGTCCTGCAGGAGTGCTACGCGTTCGTACAGGTGAACCCGACGGGCGACGCGTTCCAGCCCGTTCGGGAGCGTATGTGCGCCAACGGAGAATGA